A stretch of the Gemmatimonas aurantiaca genome encodes the following:
- a CDS encoding carboxymuconolactone decarboxylase family protein, producing the protein MNTSFWRIAMCTAAAVPGPADAQGKARAPIAAPAQEIVRAGEQASTFGAAEYFTGQARVDPLFSVNESINASGAYVTFDPGARSAWHTHPAGQRLVVTSGEGLTQEWGKPVQVIRPGDVVWCPPGVKHWHGAAPNTAMTHLAVTGAVDGKSVDWLEQVSDEQYNTPPISSDTLSARQQAIPLIASSMATSDMPRLDIVLNRGLDAGLTVSEAKEILVQLYAYTGFPRSLNALGKLMNVIEARKQRGIQDAPGREPGRPIPTGEALIAVGTANQTRISGVPVKGPVFEFAPVINQYLQAHLFGDIFERDNLDWQSRELATVGALAATPGVESQLRSHIAASLLVGLTTSQLRQLIQVLIDGGDIEAAERAREALDQHLARA; encoded by the coding sequence ATGAACACTTCATTCTGGAGGATCGCCATGTGTACTGCCGCCGCTGTCCCGGGCCCAGCCGATGCGCAGGGGAAAGCCCGTGCACCCATTGCTGCACCTGCACAGGAGATCGTACGCGCGGGTGAACAAGCCTCTACCTTCGGTGCGGCGGAGTATTTCACGGGCCAGGCTCGGGTCGATCCTTTGTTTTCCGTCAACGAGAGCATCAACGCGTCGGGCGCCTATGTGACATTCGATCCCGGAGCGCGTTCTGCCTGGCATACGCATCCGGCGGGGCAGCGACTGGTGGTGACCTCCGGTGAGGGACTCACACAGGAGTGGGGCAAACCCGTGCAGGTCATCCGCCCTGGCGATGTGGTGTGGTGCCCGCCTGGCGTCAAACACTGGCACGGTGCTGCGCCGAATACGGCAATGACGCATCTCGCTGTGACCGGGGCCGTCGATGGCAAGAGCGTGGACTGGCTGGAACAGGTGTCCGACGAGCAATACAACACCCCTCCAATCTCGTCCGACACACTCTCCGCCAGGCAACAGGCCATTCCGCTGATCGCGTCCTCCATGGCCACGAGCGATATGCCGAGACTCGATATCGTCTTGAACCGCGGACTCGACGCGGGCCTGACTGTCAGTGAGGCCAAGGAAATCTTGGTGCAGCTATATGCCTACACTGGATTCCCGCGCAGTCTCAACGCCTTGGGCAAACTGATGAACGTGATCGAAGCGAGAAAGCAGCGCGGCATTCAGGATGCACCAGGACGTGAACCCGGTCGGCCGATTCCAACCGGCGAAGCATTGATCGCGGTCGGCACGGCGAACCAGACCAGGATCTCCGGCGTTCCGGTCAAAGGGCCGGTGTTCGAATTCGCACCTGTCATCAACCAATACCTGCAGGCGCACCTGTTCGGCGACATCTTCGAACGTGACAACCTCGATTGGCAGAGCCGTGAGCTGGCCACCGTCGGTGCGCTGGCCGCGACCCCTGGCGTCGAATCGCAACTGCGTTCCCATATCGCGGCCAGCCTGCTGGTGGGCCTGACCACGTCGCAATTGCGTCAACTCATCCAGGTGCTGATCGACGGGGGCGACATCGAAGCCGCCGAGCGCGCACGGGAAGCGTTGGATCAGCATCTGGCTCGAGCATAG
- a CDS encoding NAD(P)/FAD-dependent oxidoreductase, with amino-acid sequence MTHDVIVIGGAFAGLAAATYLARARRSVCVLDTGKPRNRFTEASHGFLGQDGRNPLSILETARAQLLGYWNVEIVQQEAVTARRLDDGFAVTLANGEQHEARKLILAFGLRDTLQDIPGLEERWGRSVLHCPYCHGIEFSERELGVLYRTPMSVHQAMLIAEWGPTTMYLNGEELAAEDVEKLAARGVRVEHARIAGLAGEGHALETIQLHDGRERALEALYVAPQSCLSSPIARHLGAVIDDGPMGEMIRTDNNRMTTIDGVYAAGDIARAPHSVSWAVADGVTAGTAAHRALVFG; translated from the coding sequence ATGACGCATGATGTCATTGTCATCGGTGGCGCATTCGCCGGCCTGGCGGCGGCCACGTATCTGGCACGCGCGCGACGTTCGGTGTGTGTGCTCGATACCGGTAAACCACGCAATCGCTTCACTGAGGCCTCGCACGGCTTTCTGGGGCAGGATGGTCGCAATCCCCTGTCGATACTGGAGACCGCACGTGCGCAGCTGCTGGGCTACTGGAACGTGGAGATCGTTCAGCAGGAAGCAGTCACCGCGCGTCGTCTGGACGATGGCTTTGCGGTCACCCTCGCCAACGGTGAGCAGCACGAAGCGCGCAAGCTGATCCTCGCGTTCGGCCTGCGCGATACGTTGCAGGACATTCCCGGCCTCGAAGAGCGTTGGGGACGCTCGGTGCTGCACTGTCCGTACTGTCACGGCATCGAGTTCAGCGAACGCGAGCTGGGCGTGCTCTATCGCACACCCATGTCGGTGCATCAGGCCATGCTCATCGCGGAATGGGGACCGACCACCATGTACCTGAACGGCGAGGAGCTGGCCGCCGAGGATGTGGAGAAGCTGGCTGCACGCGGCGTGCGTGTGGAGCACGCCCGCATCGCCGGTCTGGCAGGTGAAGGGCATGCATTGGAGACGATCCAGTTGCACGACGGACGCGAGCGTGCGCTCGAGGCGCTGTATGTCGCGCCGCAGTCGTGTCTTTCGAGCCCGATTGCGCGACATCTCGGTGCGGTCATCGACGACGGACCGATGGGCGAGATGATTCGCACCGACAACAACAGGATGACCACCATCGATGGGGTGTACGCTGCCGGCGATATCGCCCGTGCTCCGCACAGTGTGAGCTGGGCCGTGGCTGATGGCGTCACGGCGGGTACTGCGGCGCATCGCGCACTGGTATTTGGATAG
- a CDS encoding VOC family protein: MWYDHDAEEAAHYYARTFPDNSVIAVHRAPSNFPGGKAGDVLTVDFTVCGVPCIGLNGGDTFEHSEAFSFQIATDDQDETDRYWNAIVGNGRVESMCGWCKDKWGLSWRITPRVLTEVMAKGGDVAKRAFEVMMEMKKIDIARIEAAIRGGAAPE, from the coding sequence CTGTGGTACGACCATGATGCGGAAGAGGCCGCGCACTACTACGCGAGGACCTTTCCCGACAATTCCGTCATCGCGGTGCATCGGGCCCCCTCCAATTTTCCGGGCGGCAAGGCTGGTGACGTTCTGACCGTCGACTTCACGGTGTGCGGCGTGCCCTGCATCGGCCTCAACGGCGGAGACACGTTCGAGCACAGTGAAGCATTCTCCTTCCAGATCGCCACCGACGATCAGGACGAGACCGACCGCTACTGGAATGCCATCGTGGGCAATGGCAGAGTGGAGAGCATGTGCGGCTGGTGCAAGGACAAATGGGGACTGTCGTGGCGGATCACGCCCCGCGTACTGACGGAGGTGATGGCCAAGGGCGGCGATGTGGCGAAACGTGCGTTCGAGGTGATGATGGAGATGAAGAAGATCGACATCGCCAGAATCGAAGCCGCGATACGGGGCGGGGCCGCGCCGGAGTGA
- a CDS encoding Rrf2 family transcriptional regulator, whose translation MKSDSRLSGVLHVLLHMAEREGPSTSESLARAMDTNPVVVRRVMAGLRDRGFVRSEKGHGGGWTIACDLRCVTLRDVYEALGEPRLLAIGNRSDAPQCLVEQAVNAALGDAFAEAEALLLHRFGEVTLAALSADFHARFAKHRQRPRRGRTVERTHTHTIEEMHDA comes from the coding sequence ATGAAATCCGACAGTCGGCTCTCCGGAGTCCTGCATGTCCTCCTCCACATGGCGGAGCGTGAAGGGCCCAGTACCTCCGAATCGCTCGCGCGCGCGATGGACACCAATCCGGTCGTGGTGCGCCGCGTCATGGCGGGGCTGCGAGACCGTGGTTTCGTGCGTTCGGAGAAAGGACACGGTGGAGGCTGGACCATCGCCTGCGACCTGCGCTGCGTCACGTTGCGCGACGTCTACGAGGCACTTGGCGAGCCGCGTCTGCTGGCCATCGGCAACCGCTCCGATGCGCCGCAGTGTCTGGTGGAGCAGGCCGTCAACGCCGCGCTCGGAGATGCCTTTGCCGAAGCCGAGGCGCTGCTGCTTCATCGCTTCGGCGAAGTCACGCTGGCCGCGTTGAGTGCGGACTTCCATGCCCGGTTCGCAAAGCACAGGCAGCGGCCCCGGCGCGGGCGCACCGTGGAGCGCACCCACACGCACACGATCGAGGAAATGCATGACGCATGA
- a CDS encoding sigma-70 family RNA polymerase sigma factor produces the protein MDDLVRRYWHPLVAYASRLLGDVAAAEDVVPQGFLRLWERKHVVPSGDEARPFLYKVVRNLAANEWRQRQTRRNWLDEEAHATLSAVDMPSLAVEEDELAAALTAAVERLPGRRREIFVLSRYHALTNAQIADVLGIAPQTVANQLVNALRELRGIMSPHLDQRTYPELQIVRDDDRAAG, from the coding sequence ATGGACGATCTTGTTCGTCGCTATTGGCATCCGTTGGTCGCCTATGCGAGCCGGCTACTTGGGGATGTGGCCGCCGCGGAAGACGTGGTGCCGCAGGGGTTTCTGCGACTCTGGGAGAGAAAACACGTCGTGCCATCGGGAGATGAAGCGCGGCCTTTTCTCTACAAGGTGGTGCGGAATCTGGCGGCCAACGAGTGGCGTCAGCGGCAGACACGTCGGAATTGGCTGGATGAAGAGGCGCATGCCACGCTCTCTGCCGTCGACATGCCCAGCCTCGCGGTGGAAGAGGATGAGCTGGCCGCTGCTCTGACTGCGGCCGTGGAACGGTTGCCGGGGCGACGTCGGGAGATCTTCGTACTCTCGCGGTATCACGCCCTGACCAATGCGCAGATTGCCGACGTGCTCGGCATTGCGCCGCAAACCGTGGCGAACCAATTGGTGAATGCACTGCGGGAGCTTCGTGGGATCATGTCTCCCCATCTGGACCAGCGCACCTATCCCGAACTCCAGATCGTTCGCGACGACGACCGCGCGGCTGGATAG
- a CDS encoding alpha/beta fold hydrolase has translation MTACATHHRVPDGTAGPLRIHTQGSFAAGGTTLTTPRTYNNNAPTAEGQSFHGDHLYAFYQIPEQPKAIPIVMLHGAFQSARSWETTPDGREGFQTIFLRRGFPVYLVDQPRRGRAGNSTAAATIEPTPNDQLFFDQFRIGKWPSYFDNVQFDRRPETLEQFFRSVTPNTGPYDARVIAEAMSALLVRTGPAILFTHSQGGGPGWLTAIRNPNVKAIVAFEPGSGFIFPDGELPPVMSSAAGTLSPEMASREDFQKLTRIPIVIYYGDNFPIEPTAERGQDNWRVRLAMARLWVNTVNRHGGDARLVHLPEIGIRGNTHFLMSDLNNVQIADLVSRFLAEKHLD, from the coding sequence ATGACGGCCTGCGCCACTCATCACCGTGTTCCCGACGGCACTGCCGGTCCGCTGCGGATTCATACACAGGGCAGTTTCGCGGCCGGTGGAACCACTCTGACCACCCCGCGCACCTACAACAACAACGCGCCGACGGCGGAAGGACAGAGTTTCCACGGCGACCATCTCTACGCCTTCTACCAGATCCCCGAACAGCCCAAGGCGATTCCCATCGTCATGCTGCACGGTGCCTTTCAGTCGGCCCGGAGCTGGGAGACCACGCCAGATGGCCGCGAGGGGTTCCAGACCATTTTTCTCCGGCGTGGCTTTCCGGTGTATCTGGTCGATCAACCGCGGCGCGGGCGTGCGGGCAACAGCACCGCAGCAGCCACCATCGAGCCGACGCCCAACGATCAGCTGTTCTTCGATCAATTCCGCATCGGCAAGTGGCCGAGCTATTTCGACAACGTGCAATTCGATCGACGGCCGGAGACGCTGGAGCAGTTCTTCCGCTCGGTCACGCCCAATACCGGTCCGTACGACGCCAGGGTGATCGCGGAGGCCATGTCGGCGCTGCTCGTCCGGACCGGACCGGCCATCCTGTTCACCCACTCGCAGGGCGGTGGGCCAGGCTGGCTGACGGCGATCAGAAATCCGAACGTCAAGGCAATCGTCGCGTTCGAGCCGGGAAGCGGCTTCATCTTCCCCGACGGCGAACTGCCTCCGGTGATGTCGAGTGCCGCGGGTACTTTGTCGCCCGAAATGGCATCGCGGGAGGACTTCCAGAAGCTCACCCGTATCCCGATCGTGATCTACTACGGAGACAATTTTCCGATCGAGCCCACAGCGGAGCGCGGACAGGACAATTGGCGCGTGCGACTCGCCATGGCTCGTCTCTGGGTGAATACGGTCAACCGGCATGGTGGGGATGCCCGGCTGGTGCATCTCCCCGAGATCGGCATTCGTGGCAACACACACTTTCTCATGTCCGATCTGAACAACGTGCAGATCGCGGACCTGGTATCCCGGTTCCTGGCGGAGAAGCATCTCGATTGA
- a CDS encoding SusC/RagA family TonB-linked outer membrane protein, with protein sequence MSRSLYLLVAIVATVLPATETGAQRVITLAGMTTTVGHSKTLITASPLDRPAKLSVEDVPLTDGLELLHTRSGVSLAFSPAFVPGERRVTCKCTKLTVGRALQVMLAGLPLESTVLDGDLILIAPSPAGAKIPKDADVEAFTAPAPQMVGQISGQVTNSASGQPVGGVQVIVMGTTMGAMTRDDGRYTIASVPDGTYRLRTQRIGFTSEQRSVTVAGADVTADFAIATLPISLNEVVVTGTAGGAQRRSIGNVVASVSADSVMARSPITNVDQLLGQRTAGVMMLPGTGQVGTGSAVRVRGNSSLSLSNEPIIYIDGVRMDSDSRRGPSQRGGANVSRLNDINPADIESIEIIKGPAAATLYGTEASNGVIQIITKRGSSGRPQFDVTARNGYNWLWNPEGRAGMRYMPDPNRPGELFGFNVYENERVNGTGPVFGYGMLQGYNASIKGGNDAVRYFASVSNNDDTGVVDFNWDKKLGLRANMEVGLSDKLRVTVGTSYIEGQTRLAQAAIEPDPFSNLIWSNPRYLTDARRGWSSAPPEEWGKVESRADNDRTTSNIEMRYQPRSWMTHRLVVGLDMNSEVNSTLYPQQPEGASHFYGSLGLGSKSVSRGERRFVTLDYSSSANVDVGDYVLTPSIGFQYYKSTSSFINSSGQQFPAVPITTVSGGSVRDGGESFVENITAGVYVQQQVAWKNRRFLTGAVRADANSAFGESFKAAYYPKLSAAWVLHEEPFWKIDLFDQFRLRSAWGAAGQQPATFAAARLYDPVVGYKDQPSLTPSAFGNPQLKPERGEELEVGFDASLLNSRVTVEYTRYQRAVKDAIVNRPLPPSSGFTGSQIVNIGLLNASGNEIQLTARLVNRSNFAWEVGTQYSTMRNTIKDLGGLDFISVGTQAYHREGYSIADFFMRDVLSAEFNASGTIVNAMCDGGTGPLGIEPGGAPVPCANAPQVYLGHSQPTWQAGLSNTFTLFRDLQVSVRLEGNGGHKQDNTEIRATHNQSTTEAVLLKNNPILSATRIYENDRTGVYEAGFLRLREISVNYNLPKHFVSWAGASRGSVGFGMRNVAMLWTAQHGWNTPRDGSVREPLANMIVWDPEVRATGSAAVGYQTVMPATASATMTLRLSF encoded by the coding sequence GTGTCGCGAAGTCTGTATCTGCTCGTTGCCATCGTCGCTACGGTATTGCCGGCAACGGAGACGGGCGCACAGCGCGTCATCACGTTGGCAGGGATGACGACCACGGTGGGGCATTCAAAAACGCTGATCACCGCCAGTCCCCTCGACCGGCCGGCCAAGCTCTCGGTGGAAGACGTGCCGCTCACCGATGGACTGGAGCTGTTGCATACGCGATCCGGCGTTTCGCTCGCCTTCAGCCCTGCATTCGTGCCTGGCGAACGGCGAGTCACGTGCAAGTGCACCAAACTGACCGTGGGACGGGCACTGCAGGTGATGCTGGCCGGACTCCCACTGGAGAGCACGGTACTGGACGGCGACCTGATTCTCATCGCGCCGTCGCCCGCGGGAGCGAAGATTCCGAAAGACGCCGATGTCGAGGCGTTCACGGCACCCGCGCCGCAGATGGTGGGGCAGATCAGTGGTCAGGTGACCAACTCCGCGTCGGGCCAGCCTGTCGGTGGAGTGCAGGTGATCGTCATGGGCACCACCATGGGAGCCATGACCCGTGACGACGGTCGCTATACGATCGCCAGCGTGCCCGACGGCACCTATCGTCTGCGTACACAACGGATCGGCTTCACGTCCGAGCAGAGAAGCGTGACGGTGGCCGGCGCCGATGTCACCGCCGACTTCGCGATCGCGACACTGCCGATCTCGTTGAACGAAGTCGTGGTGACCGGCACCGCCGGCGGCGCACAGCGGCGCTCCATCGGCAACGTGGTCGCGAGCGTGTCCGCGGACTCGGTGATGGCGCGCTCACCCATCACGAACGTGGATCAGCTTCTCGGGCAGCGCACCGCGGGGGTGATGATGCTCCCCGGTACCGGTCAGGTGGGTACGGGATCCGCGGTCCGCGTGCGCGGCAACAGCAGTCTCTCGCTGTCCAACGAGCCGATCATCTACATCGATGGCGTGCGCATGGACAGCGATTCGAGACGCGGCCCCAGCCAGCGTGGCGGCGCCAACGTGAGCCGGTTGAACGACATCAATCCGGCGGACATCGAAAGCATCGAGATCATCAAGGGACCCGCGGCCGCAACGCTCTACGGAACCGAAGCCTCCAACGGGGTGATCCAGATCATCACCAAGCGTGGATCGTCCGGGCGGCCGCAATTCGATGTCACCGCACGGAACGGCTACAACTGGTTGTGGAATCCCGAAGGCCGTGCCGGTATGCGGTACATGCCCGATCCAAACCGCCCGGGGGAGCTGTTCGGTTTCAACGTGTACGAGAACGAGCGGGTGAACGGCACGGGACCGGTTTTCGGATACGGGATGCTGCAGGGCTACAATGCCAGCATCAAGGGAGGCAATGATGCCGTCCGTTATTTCGCCTCGGTGTCGAACAACGACGATACCGGTGTGGTGGATTTCAACTGGGACAAGAAACTGGGGCTCCGGGCAAACATGGAGGTGGGGCTCTCCGACAAGTTGCGGGTGACGGTGGGCACCTCGTACATCGAAGGACAGACCCGTCTCGCGCAGGCGGCGATCGAACCCGATCCGTTCAGCAATCTGATCTGGTCGAACCCGCGCTATCTGACCGATGCCCGCCGCGGCTGGAGTTCGGCTCCGCCCGAGGAATGGGGCAAGGTGGAGAGTCGGGCCGACAACGACCGCACGACGTCCAATATCGAGATGCGGTATCAGCCGCGCAGCTGGATGACGCATCGTCTGGTCGTCGGTCTCGACATGAACTCCGAAGTGAATTCGACGCTCTATCCGCAGCAGCCGGAAGGAGCCAGCCACTTCTACGGATCGCTCGGTCTCGGCAGCAAGTCCGTCAGCCGCGGAGAGCGCCGCTTCGTCACACTCGACTACTCGAGCAGCGCAAACGTCGATGTCGGCGACTATGTCCTCACGCCGTCCATCGGCTTCCAGTACTACAAGAGCACATCCTCGTTCATCAATTCCAGCGGCCAGCAGTTCCCGGCCGTACCCATCACCACCGTGTCGGGTGGGTCGGTACGTGATGGCGGTGAGAGCTTCGTGGAGAACATCACGGCCGGTGTCTACGTCCAGCAGCAGGTGGCCTGGAAGAATCGGCGTTTCCTCACCGGCGCCGTCCGGGCGGACGCGAACAGTGCGTTCGGCGAATCATTCAAGGCCGCCTACTATCCCAAGCTGAGTGCCGCATGGGTACTGCACGAGGAGCCGTTCTGGAAGATCGATCTCTTCGATCAGTTCCGACTGCGTTCCGCCTGGGGCGCGGCAGGCCAGCAACCGGCGACATTCGCGGCCGCGCGTCTCTATGATCCGGTCGTGGGCTACAAGGATCAACCCTCACTCACCCCATCGGCGTTCGGCAACCCGCAACTGAAGCCCGAACGCGGTGAGGAACTGGAAGTCGGATTCGACGCATCGCTGCTGAACAGCCGGGTGACGGTCGAGTACACCCGATACCAGCGTGCGGTGAAGGACGCAATCGTGAACCGTCCGCTGCCGCCGTCGTCCGGTTTCACCGGATCGCAGATCGTCAACATCGGGCTCCTGAACGCGTCGGGTAACGAAATCCAGCTGACGGCGCGTCTCGTGAATCGCTCCAACTTCGCGTGGGAGGTGGGCACGCAGTACTCCACGATGCGGAACACGATCAAGGACCTGGGCGGACTCGATTTCATCAGCGTCGGTACGCAGGCGTACCACCGCGAAGGCTACTCCATTGCCGACTTCTTCATGCGGGACGTGCTTTCGGCGGAATTCAACGCGAGCGGAACCATCGTCAATGCCATGTGCGATGGGGGGACAGGGCCGCTCGGCATCGAGCCCGGAGGTGCGCCGGTGCCCTGCGCGAATGCGCCGCAGGTCTATCTGGGGCATTCCCAGCCCACCTGGCAGGCGGGGTTGAGCAACACCTTCACGCTCTTCAGGGATCTGCAGGTGTCGGTGCGACTGGAAGGCAACGGCGGTCACAAGCAGGACAACACCGAGATCCGTGCGACGCACAACCAGTCCACCACCGAAGCCGTCCTGCTCAAGAACAATCCGATCCTCTCGGCCACACGCATCTACGAAAACGATCGAACGGGTGTGTACGAAGCCGGCTTTCTGCGACTGCGGGAAATATCGGTCAACTACAACCTGCCGAAGCACTTCGTGAGCTGGGCGGGTGCGTCGCGAGGCTCCGTTGGTTTCGGTATGCGCAACGTCGCCATGCTCTGGACGGCTCAACACGGCTGGAACACACCACGGGACGGCTCCGTTCGCGAACCGCTTGCCAACATGATCGTGTGGGACCCGGAGGTCCGGGCCACGGGATCGGCGGCCGTTGGCTATCAGACCGTGATGCCGGCCACTGCGAGCGCCACGATGACGCTTCGTCTCAGCTTCTGA
- a CDS encoding FecR domain-containing protein, with amino-acid sequence MDELILSALQERLTPAEALRLDSWRKASPVNEQYYQDMVRLWDSIPRQDPLVERVAATIAATPSWADLQARASSDARDVRTAPQRAWQWSRWAGAVAVAALLLLMVRVADEPPIDTSRSTEEFRASEFVTDQSEMVTASLADGSVVRLAPESRLRVTPAINRREVWLDGEAFFAVARDSVRPFSVRTRAGSVEVLGTRFDLQVVGSELRLVVTEGKVALVSGAHRQTVVAGQIARVRDGGPPQVEGAVAVDSVLAWTRGFIVFQNTPLHQVAAELEQRYGARVLLPDSTIASRTVTAWFTNQGLDQVLSAICRAVDAHCSLRDNVASIEP; translated from the coding sequence GTGGACGAACTCATACTCTCTGCGCTTCAGGAGCGGCTGACTCCCGCCGAAGCGTTACGGCTCGACTCCTGGCGGAAGGCATCGCCAGTCAACGAGCAATACTACCAGGACATGGTTCGCCTCTGGGATTCGATTCCCCGGCAGGATCCCCTGGTTGAGCGTGTCGCTGCGACCATCGCCGCGACGCCATCGTGGGCGGATCTGCAGGCGCGTGCATCGTCCGATGCTCGCGATGTGCGGACCGCACCTCAGCGCGCCTGGCAGTGGTCTCGATGGGCGGGAGCGGTGGCAGTCGCGGCGCTGTTGTTGCTGATGGTACGGGTCGCCGATGAACCGCCGATAGACACTTCACGGAGCACAGAGGAGTTCCGGGCGTCGGAGTTCGTGACCGATCAGTCGGAGATGGTCACCGCCAGTCTGGCCGATGGCAGTGTCGTGCGCCTCGCGCCCGAGAGCCGGCTGCGTGTGACACCCGCCATCAACCGACGCGAAGTGTGGTTGGACGGGGAAGCGTTCTTCGCGGTGGCACGTGACAGTGTGCGCCCGTTTTCGGTGCGCACCCGCGCGGGAAGTGTGGAGGTCCTCGGCACCCGTTTCGATCTCCAGGTCGTGGGCTCGGAGCTGCGTCTGGTGGTGACCGAAGGCAAAGTCGCTCTCGTGAGTGGTGCGCATCGGCAGACGGTGGTGGCAGGGCAGATCGCGCGTGTGCGGGATGGTGGACCGCCCCAGGTGGAAGGAGCGGTGGCCGTGGACTCGGTTCTCGCATGGACACGCGGCTTCATCGTCTTCCAGAACACGCCGCTGCATCAGGTCGCCGCCGAGCTCGAACAGCGCTATGGCGCGCGCGTCTTGTTGCCGGACAGCACGATTGCCTCACGCACCGTCACCGCGTGGTTCACCAATCAGGGCCTCGATCAGGTCCTGTCTGCGATCTGCAGAGCGGTGGATGCGCACTGCTCGCTTCGGGACAACGTCGCGAGCATCGAGCCTTAG
- a CDS encoding phage tail sheath C-terminal domain-containing protein has protein sequence MAIPVFIGYTEYATDAQGVSLTKTMTRITSLVEYETLFGRAPVQVANITVDQRSGVNPGFEVRWTDAPPRPTDLLYYTLQLYFANGGGPCWIYSIDPHGTPLRKEDFTNAITIIEDWDEPTLLLFPDATRLSDEDYGFVLSFALSSCARQRNRFTIADVPRAEAEGTTPALVTRNFRNHVAGTIEQLGYGAAYFPYVQTLVPFRFDDESVHLTAFTKNGVSIAVPAVHHAIRAFLDAACVTLPASGGIAGIHAQMGRTRDVWKAPAGMPLALVLRPAIGVTDEQQSTLNVDVETGKSVNCLRAFSGRGTLVWGARTLAGNDNEWRYINVRRLASFIEASVGKAVHAFAFEPNTASTWTRVRAMIADFLTRLWQDGALTGMKPDEAFHVDVGLGTTMTAQDVLDGILIVEVRIAVIRPAEFIVLRLRQQMLNAYP, from the coding sequence GTGGCGATTCCGGTATTCATCGGCTACACCGAGTACGCCACTGACGCCCAGGGCGTCTCGTTGACGAAGACCATGACTCGAATCACCTCCCTGGTGGAATACGAGACACTCTTCGGACGTGCGCCGGTGCAGGTCGCGAATATCACCGTCGATCAACGCAGCGGGGTCAATCCCGGATTCGAAGTGCGATGGACCGATGCACCACCGCGGCCGACCGACCTGCTGTACTACACGCTGCAGTTGTATTTCGCCAACGGCGGTGGGCCATGCTGGATCTACTCAATTGACCCACATGGAACGCCGCTTCGGAAGGAAGACTTCACGAATGCGATCACGATCATCGAAGACTGGGATGAGCCCACGTTGCTCCTGTTTCCCGATGCCACGCGCCTGTCCGACGAGGACTATGGTTTCGTGCTGTCTTTCGCACTCTCCAGTTGCGCGCGTCAGCGGAACCGATTCACCATTGCCGACGTGCCCAGAGCCGAGGCCGAAGGGACGACGCCTGCGTTGGTCACGAGGAATTTCAGAAATCATGTGGCAGGCACCATTGAACAACTCGGCTATGGCGCTGCCTACTTCCCGTACGTGCAGACGCTCGTGCCCTTCCGATTCGACGATGAGTCGGTACACCTGACGGCGTTCACGAAGAACGGAGTCTCGATCGCCGTTCCCGCCGTCCATCACGCGATCCGGGCCTTTCTCGACGCCGCCTGCGTGACATTGCCGGCATCCGGTGGCATCGCGGGAATCCATGCACAGATGGGTCGCACGCGCGATGTGTGGAAGGCGCCAGCGGGCATGCCGCTGGCACTGGTACTCCGCCCGGCGATCGGTGTCACCGATGAGCAACAGAGTACACTGAATGTCGATGTGGAGACCGGCAAGTCGGTGAATTGCCTGCGTGCCTTCTCCGGCAGAGGCACACTGGTGTGGGGGGCTCGCACCCTCGCGGGCAACGACAACGAATGGCGGTATATCAACGTGCGCCGCCTCGCCAGCTTCATCGAAGCATCGGTCGGAAAGGCGGTGCACGCTTTTGCCTTCGAACCCAATACGGCGTCGACCTGGACTCGTGTCCGTGCGATGATCGCGGACTTTCTCACACGCCTCTGGCAAGATGGGGCGCTGACAGGCATGAAGCCGGACGAGGCCTTTCATGTGGACGTCGGGCTTGGCACCACGATGACGGCGCAGGATGTGCTCGACGGAATTCTCATCGTCGAGGTCCGTATCGCCGTGATCCGGCCGGCGGAGTTCATCGTGCTGCGTCTCCGGCAACAGATGCTCAACGCGTACCCCTAG